In the Ranitomeya imitator isolate aRanImi1 unplaced genomic scaffold, aRanImi1.pri SCAFFOLD_325, whole genome shotgun sequence genome, one interval contains:
- the LOC138653676 gene encoding histone H1C-like, whose amino-acid sequence MMAETAPAAAPPPAEPAAKSKKQPKKSAAKKSNKPSGPSVSELIVKAVSASKERSGVSLAALKKALSAGGYDVEKNNSRLKLAVKALVTKGALLQVKGSGASGSFKLNKKQETKPAAAAKPKKPAAAKKAAKSPKKPKKAPTAAKKSPKKAKKPAAAKKAAKSPKKPKAAPKPKKVTKSPAKKAAKPAKSPAKKAAKAKKPAAKK is encoded by the coding sequence atgatggcagagaccgcgccagccgccgctccccctcccgcagaaccggccgccaaatccaagaagcagccgaaGAAATCTGCTGCCAAGAAGAGCAATAAACCCTCCGGCCCCAGCGTCTCCGAGCTGATCGTGAAAGCCGTGTCCGCCTCCAAGGAGCGCAGCGGGGTGTCTCTGGCCGCCCTGAAGAAGGCTCTGTCTGCTGGAGGATACGATGTAGAGAAGAACAACAGCCGCCTGAAGCTGGCCGTCAAGGCTCTGGTCACCAAGGGCGCCCTCCTCCAGGTGAAAGGCAGCGGCGCCTCCGGGTCCTTCAAGCTGAACAAGAAGCAGGAGACGAAGCCAGCAGCTGCGGCCAAACCTAAGAAACCCGCTGCTGCCAAGAAAGCCGCCAAATCTCCGAAGAAGCCCAAGAAGGCTCCGACTGCGGCCAAGAAGAGCCCGAAAAAGGCCAAGAAGCCCGCAGCGGCCAAGAAAGCGGCCAAGAGCCCCAAGAAGCCGAAAGCCGCTCCCAAGCCCAAGAAGGTGACGAAGAGTCCGGCTAAGAAGGCGGCCAAACCCGCCAAGAGTCCGGCTAAGAAGGCTGCGAAAGCCAAGAAGCCCGCGGCTAAGAAATAA